A window of Macrococcus sp. 19Msa1099 genomic DNA:
ATTGTTGGCCTCATTATTAATTGCAATTACGATTGTACCGATGCTTGGACATACATTCTTTAAGAATGGTATTAAAGGGCATCATGATGATGAAGCAAAGGTAGGGCGTATTGCAAGTTTCTATCATAAAGTATTAGAATGGTCTTTAAAACATAAGCTTATCGTCTCACTATTAAGTATCGGTCTCCTCCTTGGTAGCTTGTTCTTAACGCCATTTCTAGGGACGTCATTCATTTCAACAGGGGAAGATAAGTTTCTTGCATTAACTTACAAGCCTAAACCTGGTGAAACTGAAGAAGAGGTTGTAAAAAAAGGTGAGCAAGTTCAGAAAACTTTAGCTGAGAATAACGATGTAGTAAATATTCAGTACTCAGTTGGAGGAGAAAATCCATTTAACCCGGTTGCTACTAACGATATGGCAATGATGGTTGAATATAAGAAGGATACACCAAAGTGGGAAAGTGAAGCGGAACGTGTATTGAACAAAATCGCTTCTTTCAAACATGAAGGAACTTGGAAGAACCAGGATTTTGCAACGGGTGGTTCGACCAATACAGTAACGGTTACTGTTAACGGTCCATCGATGAATGAAATAAGACCGGTTACAGAGCAGCTTGAGAAAGAAATGAAAGACGTTAATACTGTTACGAATGTAAGTTCATCATTAACGGATAGTTATGATGCATATACATTAAAGGTAGATCATAACAAGTTATCTGAACGCGGACTAACTGCAGGTCAGATTGCAATGGCATTAAATCAACGTAGTGATAATAAAGTTGTCACTAAAATAGGTGATAATGGCAAGTCGACAGATGTTGTTCTGACAAAAGAAAAAGAATCAAAATGGACAAAAGATAAATTAGAGAATACAAAGATTACTTCACCACTCGGTAAAGAGATTAAGTTGAGCGATGTCGTAACGATTGAAGAAGGAAAGACGTCAGATACAATTAAACGTGAAGACGGTAATATATCGGCTACAGTAGAAGGTAAGATTAAAGGAAAAGATGTTAGCCAGGCTACACAAGATGTTGCAAAGAAAGTAAACGCATTAAAACACCCTTCAAATGTTGATGTACATATTGGAGGAACGAGTGAAGATATCGGCGAGAGCTTCTCTCAACTCGGACTTGCGATGCTTGCCGCTATCGGAATCGTTTACCTGATACTTGTACTGACATTTAAAGGAGGACTTGCGCCACTTGCCATATTATTCTCGTTACCGTTTACGATTATCGGGGTAATATTAGGACTTCTCGCGTTTGGAGAGACGCTTTCTGTACCATCGATGATTGGTATGCTCATGCTCATTGGTATCGTTGTTACGAATGCGATTGTGCTGATTGATCGCGTTATCAATAAAGAAGCAGAAGGATTATCAACACGTGATGCATTGCTTGAAGCAGCGATGACTCGTGTGCGTCCAATCTTGATGACTGCACTTGCTACAGTAGGCGCATTGTTACCATTACTGTTTGGAGGAGACGGCTCTGTGCTTATTTCTAAGGCACTCGCTGTAACAGTAATCGGTGGATTGACTTCTTCAACATTATTAACATTAATCGTTGTCCCTGTAGTGTATGAAATATTAATGAACTTGAAGCAGAGATTTACGAAAGATGAAAAAAAGATTAATCCATTTATACCAACGCATGATGCGTCAACACGTGTGCATATTAAAGATAATAGATAAAATATTCTGAATACAGTTGACGTATTGTTTGAACTATACTATAGTGATATCACCAATTAAATATTTCTTATCCAGAGAAGTGGAGGGAACTGGCCCTATGATACTTCAGCAACAGGCTTTAAGTACTGTGCTAAATCCAGCAAGCATATGCTTGGTAGATAAGTGCCACATCGGCGTCATTGCTACTGAAGCAATGACGCTTTTCTATTTTAAAAGGAGCGAATGTCTGTGAGTTCTAAATTATTAAGTTCAATACCTGAAAGTTATTTTGGTAAGACGATGGGTAGGAAGCTTGAAGTCGGGGATAAACCATTGATTAATACAGCAGTTGGTATCCCTGACCAACAAGTGGATCGTACGGTGCTGAAAGCTTTACAAGATGCCATTGTCAATCCTGATAACCATAGATACGGCGTATTCCGTGGCAAGGAGGCATTGAAGAAAGAGATTCAGAAGTTTTATAAAGATGTCTATGATGTTTCATTGGAGGATGATGAAATTTGTATTCTTTATGGTACGAAAAATGGTCTTGTTCATATCCCTACATGTGTCATTGAACCTGGTGAAGGTGTATTACTCCCTAATCCTGGATATACGGATTATCTTGCTGGTGTAAAGCTTGCTCGAGGATTACATTATGAATTGCCATTACACCCTGAAAATCATTACTTACCTGACTTTGATAATATAGATAAAGCGCAACTTAATAATACAAAGCTGATTTATCTTAACTATCCATCTAATCCAACTGGGGCAGTAGCGACTCAAGCATTCTTTGATGATACAATTATGCGTTTTAAAGATACTGAAACAAAGATCGTCCATGACTTTGCCTATGCAGCTTTTGGATTTAATGGTAAGAATCCAAGCATTCTTGCTTCACCTCATGCGAAAGAAGTTGCTGTAGAAATATATTCGTTATCTAAAGGCTTTAATATGTCCGGTGTACGTGTCGGATTTGCTGTAGGGAATAAAGAGATTGTGAGTGCTCTGAACTATTTTCAGGATCATACTCAAGTTGGTATGTGGGGCGTTGTACAAGATGCAGCGATAGCAGCACTTGAGCTAGGAGAACGATATCTAGAAAGTCAAAACAATATATTTAAAGCACGACGCGATAAAGTGACAGCGTATTTAAAACAACTTCAAATTCCATTTGAGCCGATGGACGGCGGTATATTTTTATGGGTACGAGTGCCAGACGGTTTTGACGGGGAAGCGTATACAGATTATTTATTAAAGCAAGAATCAATATTAGTAACTCCAGGAATCCCGTTTGGATCACGCGGTAAGAATTACATTAGAATCTCACTTGCGATTGATGATCTGTTGATAGATGAACTGCTTGAGCGCTTAAAAAATACAAAAGAATTATATATAAAATAAGAACTTACAAAGCATTACTTTGTAAGTTCTTATTTTATAGGTATATCGCACAAAGTACGATAATCATTAGCGCCATAACGATAGAGAAGAGATTAAGAATTAGCTTTGCTTTCTGGTCATTAAACTTAAATTTATAGTTAGAAATCTCTATATTTAAAAATAAACAAAGTGCAAGTAATGTAATCCAGAACTTTATCGTTCCAAGATGCATCAGTGCAACGAAGATGAAGACAACGAACACAGCACCAAGTATGATTCTTAAAAAATCCAGCAGACGCATGTTAATCATATAGATGCTTGTATAACTTACGATCAGATACATCATCATAAGTAAAATAATTAATATAATCATACGACTCTTCCTTTCTTATAATAAATAAATAGTAGGATTAAACCAAGTACGGAAGTGAGTGCACCGAAATAAAATGGCATTTCTAAATTTCTGGAAAGCAGTGCAGTAAATAACAAAGGACCGAGAATACGACCTAAACTATCCATACTGTAACTGATAGAAGTAAGTTTTCCCATTTTATTATTCGAAGTTTCTTTCGTCAATTGACTCGTCAGTAATGTTCTTACAAGGGCATTCCCAGACATAAGGAGCACAAGACAGAGTCCGGCATAAAATAAATTCATGGAAAAAGGCAGCATAATAAATGCAACAATTGTAATCAATTGTCCTGTTATGATCACTGGTTTTTCTTGACCGTGCTTCACTTTACGTAAGTACCCACCTTGTAATCCAGCATTAACAAGCCCGCCAATCATAAAGAGCATTCCCATTTGTGTTGCAGTAATATTAATCTTCTCTATTTCAAAGAGCTGAAATGAGCTCTCCATCCCACTCATCGTAAACGTCACAATAAATGTTGATAATAAGAGCATATAGATTGCCGGAGTTAACAGTTTAGTGTTCACAGTAGTCTGTTCTGTATCACTAGAACGCTGTAATGTTTCCTTAATAGTGAATAGACAGAACAAAGCAATAACGGTTAATATTGCAGCAGTTGCGAAATACGGAATCTGATAGCTGATTCCAGATAGTAGTCCTCCAACTGCTGGACCGAATATAAATCCAAGTCCAATCATCATCCCCATGAGTCCCATATATTTGTTGCGCTCTTCATGTGTGGTCATATCACTGACCATGCTCGTCGTAGTAGAGAAGCATGCCCCTGAGAATAGCCCTCCAAGAATTCGAGAGGTATAAAGCATAGGTAAGTTATCGATAAATAATCCGAATAATACGAAGCTTAAAGTAAAACCGATAAGTCCGATGATCAATATTTTCTTACGACCATATTTATCGGATAGATACCCCCAGACTGGTGCTACAATAAATGAAACGATGGAATAAGAGGCAAGCAGTAACCCCATATGAAATGCATTTAAATTTAAACTATGTACTAGAGCAGGTATTACAGGTATTACAATACTGAATCCAAAGTATATAAAGAACTGAATCATCATCAGCAGTTTAAATTGTTGTTTCATTGAATGCCCTCCTTAAAGCTATAGTACTATTGTAGCGAAAGTTAAGCTTAAATCCTATATTTTTATAATAAAAAAGAGCACTTACAGTTGTGCCCTTACTTGTGCAATCTGATTTTCGATTTCAACAAGTTTCTCTTCCAGTCGTGGAGAAGCCTGACCAGTAGACTCTACTTTTTCTAAATCGTTTTGAATACGCATATATTCTTCTTTTAGCTCTAAAAGTTGCTGGTTAAGATCCATAATATCCTTCCTTTCGCTCACTTTATATATGAAATATACCTTAAAATGATAATATAATAAAGAAACAAAGATTTGGAGGTATACATCATGACAAAGAAAATTAAGACAAATGCGTTGAGAAAGCTTGACCAAAAGAAGATAACATATGAAACATATACATATGAAGTGACGGATGAGTTAGACGGTGTTACAGTCGCAAATAAAATTGGAAAACCTTATGCTCAAGTATTTAAAACATTAGTATTGCACGGGAAATTAAATTATTATGTTGCAGTTATTCCTGTTGCAGCAACGTTAGACCTTAAATCAATGAGTAAAGTTGTCGAGGAGAAGAAACTTGAGCTCTTGCCTGTGAATAATCTTGAGAAATTAACGGGTTACATTCGTGGGGGGTGTTCACCTGTGGGGATGAAGAAGCTGTTTCCGACAGTTATCGATAGTAGTGCAGAGCAGTTTGAAGAGATTATTGTGAGTGCAGGACAACGAGGAATACAGATGCAAGTACCGCTTCAATCATTAGTCAATCTTATTCATGCGAAAGTGAGCCCGATTACACATGAGGATTAAAGACAATTATCTAAAATTAAATATAAGAAATAAACGTACGATTGTCACGAGTGATGTACATGGAAGGCCAGATTTATTAGAACAATTATTGAAGAAGGTGGATTTTTCACACGAAGATATTCTTATAATTAATGGTGATATTATAGATAAGGGACCCGACAGTATACAAATGATTACATATGTAGAACGTCTAATGGCGCAGGGCAATGTATATATGACATTAGGTAATTGCGATAAAATATTCGATGAACTGGAAGAAGCATTTCTATATGACTATATGGAGTATCGCTATACGATTGTTCATGAGATGCTGAAGCAGTTAGGAAAGACACGAGACGACTATTCATCACAAGGTGAACTGGCGAAAGAGCTTAGAACGAAATTTGAACATCTTCATAATGTAGTGAAAGATTTGCCGTTGATGATAGAAACTGAAGATTATATATTTGTGCACGCAGGAGTCGATGAAGATTATATGGAGACGACAGAGCGCGATGCGCTGAATATGCCATTTTTCTATAACCAACCACATCAACTTGAGAAGACAGTAGTAGTGGGTCATTTCCCTGCTTGTAACTTTGTCGAACAAGGGGTATACCACCATAATATTAAAATCCATCCGAATCACAATACAATTGCCATTGATGGGGGTAATCAGGTCAAGACAAGTGGTCAGCTGAATGGACTCGTCATCGAATCAGATGGGACATTGCACACAACGTTTGTTGATGATTATGAACAATGTATGGTTATCCAGTCATTTGATCCAGGACTTCAAATGCCGCATAGCTTTACCTATCCTGATTACAATATTACAGCTTTTGAAGGGGATGAATATTTTACTTATTGTGAGTGTGGTGAACACGATGGTTGTATGGTGAAAACTGAATTCATCGATTTCGAAGCACAACGATTAAAAGATGATTATACAGATTATTTCCACACGGTAAAAGCTGGAGCGTTCGTCAGGGTGATTCAGCGTTATACAGGTTATGTTCTGATTAAGAAAAATGGTATTGTTGGGTTTGTTCCGGAAGAAGTACTGGAATAGATACGTACATCAATACAGAAAGAAGGCTGATTTGTGACACAGACATTTATAATGATTATCGCTTTAATATTAACAGGATATTTAATGAAGCGCCTAAACTATATAAAAGAAGAAGAAGGCGGTGTTATTGCTAAACTTATCTTCAATTTAACATTGCCCTCATTGGTCATCGTAACATTAAGCAGCGTTAAGATTGAACCTTCTTTAATGCTCTTGCCTGTAATTATGGTAATCTATGTTGTTATCGCTAAACTGATTGTTATCATTCTATTTCTCAAGTACAATAATCAGATTAGAGGTTCTGTAGGAATGATGGCTGCGGCATTTAATATCGGCTTGTTCGCCTATCCTCTAGTTGGTGAGATGTTCGGTGCAGAGGGATTATTATATTTTGGGATGTTTGATATCGGTGGTTCCATCGGTATGTTTGGTATTACGTATTTTGTAGGAAATTATTTCAGTGAAGGTGGAGACACGTTTGACATCCGATATTTACTTATGAGCTTAATGAAGACAGTACCACTTATGACATATATCATCATGCTCACGATAAACTTACTAGATATACATATACCAGGTGAAATCATTGAATTCTTTAAAATAATTTCACAGGCGAACATGCCTTTATCCATGATATTGCTCGGCGTATATTTAAACTTTAAGGTGGATACATATTATTTACCATTAGCAATTAAATATTTATGTTTCCATTATGGATTTGGACTTATTGCGGGGTTGATATGTTATTATACGTTACCATTTAATGAAATGTTCAGAACAACATTGCTTATTGGATGGCTACTTCCTATAGGAGTGGCAATCATTCCTTATGCAATACAATTTAAGTATAAAACATTACCGCTCATAGCGATGATCTCTAATATTACAATCGTTATTTCTATTATTATTTTATATATCTTTCAAAAGGTAATCTTATAAAAAAATATATAAAAGGATAAAGTGGCATTTGCGCCGCTTTATCCTTTTCCTCCCATAAACGAAGGATATTTTGTCATTCCGCCGTCGACATAGAGCGTTGTACCCGTAATATAGGCTGCCTGTGCGCTTGCTAAAAAGAGTGCCGCGTTGGCAACGTGTTCAGGTTCCCCAATAAAGCCCATAGGTATCATTCTTTCGGTTTCTTCGCGTGTAGCAGGATCTGCAAATTTTTCTTTCGTATGTTCTGTAACGATAGCGCCTGGTGAGATATTATTTACTCTTATCCCTTGCGGGGCAAATTCCATGCTTAACGTTTCCATCATTAGCTTTAATCCGCCTTTACTTGCAGCATAGTTAACATAATTTGGCCATGGGATAACATCGTGCACACTTGACATATTAATGATGACACCTTTTTTATTTGATTCAGTGAAATGTTTAGCAGCTTCTCGGCTGCCGATAAACGCACCGGTTAAGTTAATATTCATGACATGATTAAAATCTTCTGCTGACATTTCAAGAGAAGGTGTTGCCTTTTCAAATCCAGCATTATTAATCATAATATCTATCGTACCAAAGTGTTTTACTGCTTCTGATACCAGTGCAGTGACTTCGTCTTCTTTAGAAACATCGGCTTGAATTGTAATCGCATCACCACCAGACTTTTTAATCGTTTTAGCAATTTCTAATGCTTCACTTTCACTTGAATTATAATTCACCACAACTTTACAGCCTTCCGTGCCGAACTTTTCTGCCATTGCTTTACCAATACCGCTTGAAGCGCCAGT
This region includes:
- a CDS encoding glucose 1-dehydrogenase — encoded protein: MYKDLKDKVVVITGASSGIGKAMAEKFGTEGCKVVVNYNSSESEALEIAKTIKKSGGDAITIQADVSKEDEVTALVSEAVKHFGTIDIMINNAGFEKATPSLEMSAEDFNHVMNINLTGAFIGSREAAKHFTESNKKGVIINMSSVHDVIPWPNYVNYAASKGGLKLMMETLSMEFAPQGIRVNNISPGAIVTEHTKEKFADPATREETERMIPMGFIGEPEHVANAALFLASAQAAYITGTTLYVDGGMTKYPSFMGGKG
- a CDS encoding efflux RND transporter permease subunit, translated to MIKKIIDFSLHNKLAVWLMTLIILSAGVYSAMKMKMEMLPSMSTPVISITTPYPGATPEDVLNGVTDPIEKKVKNLSSVDKVTSQSLENASAVTVQYKFGTDMDKAQSELEKQIEKVDLPEGAQEKQISQMSMYTFPIISYSLSSDKADIKDLTKRIKEDLVPEIEGVEGVTNVTFSGQEVEQVELQFDDKKLKKNNLTEESVLQFIKGATTDAPLGLYTFGSDLKSIIVNGQFTSVDALKDLKIPLSGGDNQADTAKASPEEQAALAKMMQAGKVPTVMLSDIATIKNVESRESISKTNGKDSLSIQVIKSDDANTVALANDVKDKVKEFKKNNKDINAVLMMDQAKPIEDSVKTMAEKAIIGALFAVIMILVFLRNIRSTMIAVVSIPMSILMAMLILKQMDISLNIMTLGAMTVAIGRVIDDSIVVIENIFRRMSDPKEKLSGSELISSATKEMFIPIMSSTMVTIAVFLPLGLVSGSIGEIFRPFAYTVVFALLASLLIAITIVPMLGHTFFKNGIKGHHDDEAKVGRIASFYHKVLEWSLKHKLIVSLLSIGLLLGSLFLTPFLGTSFISTGEDKFLALTYKPKPGETEEEVVKKGEQVQKTLAENNDVVNIQYSVGGENPFNPVATNDMAMMVEYKKDTPKWESEAERVLNKIASFKHEGTWKNQDFATGGSTNTVTVTVNGPSMNEIRPVTEQLEKEMKDVNTVTNVSSSLTDSYDAYTLKVDHNKLSERGLTAGQIAMALNQRSDNKVVTKIGDNGKSTDVVLTKEKESKWTKDKLENTKITSPLGKEIKLSDVVTIEEGKTSDTIKREDGNISATVEGKIKGKDVSQATQDVAKKVNALKHPSNVDVHIGGTSEDIGESFSQLGLAMLAAIGIVYLILVLTFKGGLAPLAILFSLPFTIIGVILGLLAFGETLSVPSMIGMLMLIGIVVTNAIVLIDRVINKEAEGLSTRDALLEAAMTRVRPILMTALATVGALLPLLFGGDGSVLISKALAVTVIGGLTSSTLLTLIVVPVVYEILMNLKQRFTKDEKKINPFIPTHDASTRVHIKDNR
- a CDS encoding aminotransferase class I/II-fold pyridoxal phosphate-dependent enzyme translates to MSVSSKLLSSIPESYFGKTMGRKLEVGDKPLINTAVGIPDQQVDRTVLKALQDAIVNPDNHRYGVFRGKEALKKEIQKFYKDVYDVSLEDDEICILYGTKNGLVHIPTCVIEPGEGVLLPNPGYTDYLAGVKLARGLHYELPLHPENHYLPDFDNIDKAQLNNTKLIYLNYPSNPTGAVATQAFFDDTIMRFKDTETKIVHDFAYAAFGFNGKNPSILASPHAKEVAVEIYSLSKGFNMSGVRVGFAVGNKEIVSALNYFQDHTQVGMWGVVQDAAIAALELGERYLESQNNIFKARRDKVTAYLKQLQIPFEPMDGGIFLWVRVPDGFDGEAYTDYLLKQESILVTPGIPFGSRGKNYIRISLAIDDLLIDELLERLKNTKELYIK
- the ybaK gene encoding Cys-tRNA(Pro) deacylase, producing the protein MTKKIKTNALRKLDQKKITYETYTYEVTDELDGVTVANKIGKPYAQVFKTLVLHGKLNYYVAVIPVAATLDLKSMSKVVEEKKLELLPVNNLEKLTGYIRGGCSPVGMKKLFPTVIDSSAEQFEEIIVSAGQRGIQMQVPLQSLVNLIHAKVSPITHED
- a CDS encoding MFS transporter, whose translation is MKQQFKLLMMIQFFIYFGFSIVIPVIPALVHSLNLNAFHMGLLLASYSIVSFIVAPVWGYLSDKYGRKKILIIGLIGFTLSFVLFGLFIDNLPMLYTSRILGGLFSGACFSTTTSMVSDMTTHEERNKYMGLMGMMIGLGFIFGPAVGGLLSGISYQIPYFATAAILTVIALFCLFTIKETLQRSSDTEQTTVNTKLLTPAIYMLLLSTFIVTFTMSGMESSFQLFEIEKINITATQMGMLFMIGGLVNAGLQGGYLRKVKHGQEKPVIITGQLITIVAFIMLPFSMNLFYAGLCLVLLMSGNALVRTLLTSQLTKETSNNKMGKLTSISYSMDSLGRILGPLLFTALLSRNLEMPFYFGALTSVLGLILLFIYYKKGRVV
- a CDS encoding SE1832 family protein codes for the protein MDLNQQLLELKEEYMRIQNDLEKVESTGQASPRLEEKLVEIENQIAQVRAQL
- a CDS encoding AEC family transporter; translation: MTQTFIMIIALILTGYLMKRLNYIKEEEGGVIAKLIFNLTLPSLVIVTLSSVKIEPSLMLLPVIMVIYVVIAKLIVIILFLKYNNQIRGSVGMMAAAFNIGLFAYPLVGEMFGAEGLLYFGMFDIGGSIGMFGITYFVGNYFSEGGDTFDIRYLLMSLMKTVPLMTYIIMLTINLLDIHIPGEIIEFFKIISQANMPLSMILLGVYLNFKVDTYYLPLAIKYLCFHYGFGLIAGLICYYTLPFNEMFRTTLLIGWLLPIGVAIIPYAIQFKYKTLPLIAMISNITIVISIIILYIFQKVIL
- a CDS encoding metallophosphoesterase, whose protein sequence is MRIKDNYLKLNIRNKRTIVTSDVHGRPDLLEQLLKKVDFSHEDILIINGDIIDKGPDSIQMITYVERLMAQGNVYMTLGNCDKIFDELEEAFLYDYMEYRYTIVHEMLKQLGKTRDDYSSQGELAKELRTKFEHLHNVVKDLPLMIETEDYIFVHAGVDEDYMETTERDALNMPFFYNQPHQLEKTVVVGHFPACNFVEQGVYHHNIKIHPNHNTIAIDGGNQVKTSGQLNGLVIESDGTLHTTFVDDYEQCMVIQSFDPGLQMPHSFTYPDYNITAFEGDEYFTYCECGEHDGCMVKTEFIDFEAQRLKDDYTDYFHTVKAGAFVRVIQRYTGYVLIKKNGIVGFVPEEVLE